In Myxococcus stipitatus, a single window of DNA contains:
- a CDS encoding tetratricopeptide repeat protein — MNEREQARLKELKDAAQTLFGQGRYAQCAELYANILRLVPKDPNLHMRHAESCRRAGSAVAAIGSYRAAARLLLALGHSSRARAALRAALAVSPKDPTLLAELEQLEQMVVQPSTALEDERLYSHAAGFFALTQADGARGRHDTPPPPPPAFVLRAAEETRATGPLPAAPTIPPVSLDMLRQRNGSPTRAPLPPDAATPSVTRPPPRSPPSMSSIPVVMGVEIPSTTQPAVANPTLPTSVKQRAEPPHPRTPPTLLPVPANHGVSREPPAEVAPNDTFPVATIPADGARTPVRVAIPVSAWPQRASLTVPPTTTLRPELLRLAPNVVAIRVSPQSRWVIFRSDSPLEVLRSATLPGTESEESRNDRPTLGHDVWPN, encoded by the coding sequence ATGAACGAGCGCGAGCAGGCGAGGCTGAAGGAGCTGAAGGACGCCGCACAGACGTTGTTCGGTCAGGGCCGGTACGCGCAATGCGCGGAGCTCTACGCGAACATCCTCCGCCTGGTGCCCAAGGATCCGAACCTGCACATGCGGCACGCGGAGAGCTGTCGTCGCGCGGGGAGCGCCGTCGCGGCCATCGGCTCCTATCGCGCCGCCGCGCGGTTGCTGCTCGCGCTGGGGCACTCGTCCCGCGCCCGCGCCGCCCTGCGCGCCGCGCTCGCGGTGTCGCCCAAGGACCCGACGTTGCTGGCGGAGCTGGAGCAGTTGGAGCAGATGGTGGTGCAGCCCTCCACGGCGTTGGAGGACGAGCGCCTCTACAGCCACGCGGCCGGGTTCTTCGCGCTCACCCAGGCGGACGGCGCGCGCGGGCGTCACGACACGCCTCCGCCTCCGCCCCCCGCCTTCGTGCTGCGCGCCGCCGAGGAGACCCGGGCCACGGGGCCGCTGCCGGCCGCGCCGACGATTCCACCCGTCAGCCTGGACATGCTGCGCCAACGCAACGGCTCGCCCACGCGCGCGCCGCTGCCTCCCGACGCCGCCACGCCGAGCGTCACGCGTCCGCCGCCCCGCTCTCCGCCCTCGATGAGCTCCATCCCTGTCGTGATGGGCGTGGAGATTCCCTCCACGACGCAGCCCGCGGTGGCGAACCCGACCCTGCCCACCTCCGTGAAGCAGCGAGCAGAACCGCCGCATCCTCGGACACCGCCGACGCTGCTCCCGGTGCCCGCCAACCACGGGGTGTCCCGGGAGCCGCCCGCGGAGGTCGCGCCGAACGACACGTTCCCCGTGGCGACGATTCCCGCCGACGGCGCGAGGACGCCAGTCCGCGTCGCCATTCCCGTGAGCGCCTGGCCCCAGCGGGCCTCGCTCACGGTGCCGCCCACGACGACGCTCCGGCCCGAGCTGCTGCGGCTGGCGCCCAACGTGGTGGCCATCCGCGTGTCGCCCCAGTCCCGCTGGGTCATCTTCCGCTCGGACAGTCCACTCGAGGTGCTGCGCTCGGCGACGCTGCCCGGCACCGAGTCCGAGGAGTCCCGAAACGACCGCCCCACCCTGGGCCATGACGTGTGGCCCAACTAG
- a CDS encoding pilus assembly protein N-terminal domain-containing protein → MRNGLLGIAVMALTLVGTAAGAEERLELKVGQKRVLTVKNLSRVALADPETADVETKGMEKLEVTGKAPGTTKLLTWGKKESERREYTVVVTP, encoded by the coding sequence ATGCGGAACGGACTGCTGGGCATCGCGGTGATGGCGTTGACGCTGGTGGGCACGGCGGCGGGCGCGGAGGAGCGCCTCGAGCTGAAGGTGGGGCAGAAGCGCGTCCTCACCGTGAAGAACCTGTCGCGGGTGGCGCTCGCGGACCCGGAGACGGCCGACGTCGAGACGAAGGGGATGGAGAAGCTCGAGGTCACGGGGAAGGCGCCTGGCACCACGAAGCTGCTGACGTGGGGGAAGAAGGAGTCGGAGCGCAGGGAGTACACCGTGGTGGTGACGCCGTAG
- a CDS encoding sigma-70 family RNA polymerase sigma factor, translating to MTRRGSRVRVFVEALSPDVRSLADAMDLESVLDAWVAEGREAWPDVALPDEDFLTHVARRLEPGMDLASLPAADLYLACACALGLPSAHAALERHVLPGVAPAVARVRGGGVDAAEVLQQLRQRLLVPEGAGRLPRIAEYQGAGPLAGWLRAAAVRTALNLQRSEGRRARVEEDAEVGGLTGGGLDVELDYLRQRHREDFRAALSDALAALSSRERTVLRLHVVEGLSLERIGAMYQTHKSTVSRWVAHARERVLVGARERLAERLQLSSDELHSLMRAVRSQLDLSLPAMLREPG from the coding sequence ATGACCCGCCGTGGAAGCCGGGTGCGCGTGTTCGTGGAGGCGTTGTCGCCGGATGTCCGTTCGTTGGCGGACGCGATGGACCTGGAGTCCGTGCTGGACGCCTGGGTGGCCGAGGGGCGTGAGGCCTGGCCGGACGTTGCGCTGCCCGACGAGGACTTCTTGACGCACGTCGCGCGGCGACTGGAGCCGGGCATGGACCTGGCTTCGCTCCCGGCGGCGGACCTCTACCTGGCCTGTGCCTGCGCGTTGGGCCTCCCCTCGGCGCACGCCGCGTTGGAGCGCCACGTCCTGCCCGGGGTGGCTCCGGCCGTGGCGCGGGTGCGGGGCGGAGGCGTGGACGCGGCGGAGGTGTTGCAACAGCTGCGACAGCGGCTGCTCGTCCCGGAGGGCGCGGGACGTCTGCCTCGCATCGCGGAGTACCAGGGCGCGGGTCCGCTGGCCGGGTGGTTGCGCGCGGCGGCGGTGCGCACGGCGCTCAACCTCCAGCGCTCGGAGGGGCGGCGGGCGCGCGTCGAGGAGGACGCGGAGGTGGGAGGCCTCACGGGGGGCGGGCTGGACGTGGAGCTGGACTACCTGCGCCAGCGGCACCGCGAGGACTTCCGGGCCGCGCTGTCGGACGCGCTCGCCGCGCTCTCCTCGCGGGAGCGCACGGTGCTGCGGCTGCACGTGGTGGAGGGGCTGAGCCTGGAGCGCATCGGCGCCATGTACCAGACGCACAAGTCCACGGTGTCGCGCTGGGTGGCGCACGCGCGGGAGCGGGTCCTCGTCGGCGCGCGGGAGCGGCTGGCGGAGCGCCTCCAGCTGTCCTCGGACGAACTGCACAGCCTGATGCGCGCGGTGCGCAGCCAGCTGGACCTGAGCCTGCCCGCGATGCTGCGCGAACCCGGGTAG
- a CDS encoding pilus assembly protein N-terminal domain-containing protein: MRNGLMGIAVMALALVGTVAGAEERIELKVGQTHVLPTKALKRVAVGDADVVDVKPGGQSEVSLTGREVGSTTLVTWSGDEQKMLTYTVVVTDGGATPTK; this comes from the coding sequence ATGCGGAACGGACTGATGGGCATCGCGGTGATGGCGCTGGCGCTGGTGGGCACGGTGGCGGGCGCGGAGGAGCGCATCGAGCTGAAGGTGGGACAGACGCACGTCCTCCCCACGAAGGCCCTGAAGCGAGTCGCGGTGGGAGACGCGGACGTGGTGGACGTGAAGCCCGGGGGCCAATCCGAGGTGTCGCTGACCGGCCGCGAGGTGGGCTCCACGACGCTCGTCACCTGGAGCGGCGACGAGCAGAAGATGCTCACCTACACGGTGGTGGTGACCGACGGAGGCGCGACGCCGACGAAGTAG
- a CDS encoding protein kinase domain-containing protein, producing MSPPPSSMSTPCPDENALAGFASGALPAPQVSLLEAHLDGCADCRALVGAVAADASVRDRPRSADAPTCLETGETTELEEPGAALALPKPGTRLGPYVLRELSGMGGMGVVYAAEDTRLGRRVALKLLRPAREGSEQERRERLLREAKAMARLAHPNVLPLFDLGSSEGLDFLAMEWVEGTTLAGWLRERERPWRDVLSLFLEAGAGLAAAHRQGLVHRDFKPSNVLVGRDGRPRVMDFGIARWESPPREPVDEASGAEAVDPGDDSDATRTGLTRAGVSPGTPAYMSPEQRRGLTVDARSDQYSFCVALYEALHGERPLPEQRPGAPVSPGGGRRKSPRLPRHVRRALARGLASTPDARHPSMEALLSALRPRSASRNPAWVAALAVLVLLGVAYGASRGWEGRLAGEGGSSGKFADSEDVTLTRGERLRLVTSGVSRIAVGNPALVEVDPIEGNLQVTALAPGQTSLLTWSKEDDELKVYRLTILPAP from the coding sequence ATGAGCCCGCCGCCCTCGTCGATGTCTACCCCGTGTCCGGATGAGAACGCGCTCGCGGGCTTCGCCAGTGGCGCGTTGCCCGCGCCGCAGGTCTCGTTGCTGGAAGCCCACCTGGATGGCTGCGCGGATTGCCGCGCGCTGGTGGGCGCGGTGGCGGCGGACGCGTCGGTGCGCGACAGGCCCCGGTCCGCGGACGCACCCACGTGCCTGGAGACGGGGGAGACCACCGAACTGGAGGAGCCCGGCGCGGCGCTCGCGTTGCCGAAACCCGGCACGCGTCTGGGGCCCTACGTGCTGCGGGAGCTGTCGGGCATGGGGGGCATGGGCGTGGTGTACGCGGCGGAGGACACGCGCCTGGGGCGACGGGTCGCGCTGAAGCTGCTGCGCCCGGCGCGCGAGGGCTCGGAGCAGGAGCGCCGCGAGCGACTGCTGCGCGAGGCGAAGGCGATGGCGCGCCTGGCGCATCCCAACGTGTTGCCGCTCTTCGACCTGGGCTCGTCGGAGGGGCTCGACTTCCTGGCGATGGAGTGGGTGGAGGGGACGACGCTCGCGGGCTGGTTGCGCGAGCGCGAGCGTCCCTGGCGCGACGTGCTGTCCCTCTTCCTCGAGGCGGGCGCGGGGTTGGCCGCCGCGCACCGCCAGGGGCTCGTCCATCGCGACTTCAAGCCCTCCAACGTGCTGGTGGGACGGGATGGTCGTCCGCGGGTGATGGACTTCGGCATCGCCCGCTGGGAGTCGCCACCGAGGGAGCCCGTGGACGAGGCGTCCGGCGCGGAGGCGGTGGACCCGGGCGATGACTCGGACGCGACGCGGACCGGGCTCACCCGCGCGGGCGTCTCGCCGGGGACGCCGGCCTATATGTCCCCGGAGCAGCGGCGGGGCCTGACGGTGGACGCGAGGAGCGACCAGTACAGCTTCTGTGTCGCGCTGTACGAGGCGCTCCATGGCGAGCGGCCCCTCCCCGAGCAGCGGCCCGGGGCTCCTGTCTCGCCGGGAGGTGGGCGGAGGAAGTCCCCACGCCTTCCCCGGCATGTCCGCCGGGCCCTGGCGCGAGGGCTCGCGAGCACTCCGGACGCGCGCCACCCGTCGATGGAGGCGCTGCTGTCGGCGTTGAGGCCCCGCTCCGCGTCGCGCAACCCGGCGTGGGTCGCCGCGCTCGCCGTGCTGGTCCTGCTGGGCGTGGCGTATGGCGCGTCGCGCGGGTGGGAGGGACGTCTCGCGGGCGAGGGAGGCTCCTCCGGCAAGTTCGCCGACAGCGAGGACGTCACGTTGACGCGGGGCGAGCGCCTCCGGTTGGTGACGTCGGGGGTGTCCCGCATCGCGGTGGGAAACCCGGCGCTCGTGGAGGTCGACCCCATCGAGGGGAACCTCCAGGTCACGGCGCTCGCGCCCGGTCAGACGAGCCTGCTCACCTGGTCGAAGGAGGACGATGAGCTGAAGGTCTACCGGCTCACCATCCTCCCCGCGCCCTGA
- a CDS encoding DUF4142 domain-containing protein — protein sequence MKRWSGWMLVGSLLVGGATVAQQQKQGSTPPPSQGTRSNGTDDSQGMVRMGEPEDIDHGEDIQKDPNALSGTGGAGASADAAALMQKGLVPIPMEEKAFLEELHHANQMEVKMGKMAQKNGSSQGVKEFGQRMEREHGQADQKLMAFAKARQLTLGEPKADTPLAKAMEEAEMATEKKLEALQGPVFDRAYLSAMVGDHDMDIGKVMTAQQQFASNKELKTMLDDLLPVLQQHRQSAYRLLGQEAPRQARRAPQPGGR from the coding sequence ATGAAGCGATGGAGCGGTTGGATGCTGGTGGGTTCGTTGTTGGTGGGCGGCGCGACGGTGGCACAGCAGCAGAAACAAGGCTCCACGCCACCTCCGTCGCAGGGCACGCGGAGCAACGGGACCGATGACAGCCAGGGCATGGTCCGCATGGGCGAGCCCGAGGACATCGATCACGGCGAGGACATCCAGAAGGACCCCAACGCCCTCTCCGGAACGGGAGGCGCCGGCGCCAGCGCGGACGCCGCGGCCTTGATGCAGAAGGGGCTGGTGCCCATCCCCATGGAGGAGAAGGCCTTCCTCGAGGAGCTGCATCACGCCAACCAGATGGAAGTGAAGATGGGCAAGATGGCGCAGAAGAACGGCTCGTCCCAAGGGGTGAAGGAGTTCGGTCAGCGCATGGAGCGCGAGCACGGCCAGGCGGACCAGAAGCTGATGGCCTTCGCGAAGGCCAGGCAGCTCACGCTCGGCGAGCCGAAGGCGGACACGCCCCTCGCGAAGGCCATGGAGGAGGCGGAGATGGCGACGGAGAAGAAGCTCGAGGCCCTCCAGGGTCCCGTGTTCGACCGGGCGTACCTCTCCGCCATGGTGGGCGACCATGACATGGACATCGGCAAGGTGATGACCGCGCAGCAGCAGTTCGCCAGCAACAAGGAGCTGAAGACGATGCTCGACGACCTGCTGCCCGTGCTCCAGCAGCACCGCCAGAGCGCCTACCGGCTGCTGGGCCAGGAGGCGCCGAGGCAGGCCCGCCGCGCGCCGCAACCCGGCGGGCGCTGA
- a CDS encoding PaaI family thioesterase produces the protein MSDTTPPSLAELVRQVRKTREYSRLTDAIPYTRFMGIGVENLAGEMLCRMTYKPTLIGNSFLQALHGGTLGALLESAAIFELLLQTDTERVPKVISLTVDFLRSGKPQDTFARAIITRQGRRVANVRVEAWQDDRTRPIATAHALFLLAEP, from the coding sequence ATGAGCGACACCACCCCCCCGTCCCTCGCCGAGCTGGTCCGCCAGGTGCGCAAGACGCGCGAGTACTCGCGCCTCACCGACGCCATCCCCTACACGCGCTTCATGGGCATCGGCGTGGAGAACCTGGCCGGAGAGATGCTCTGCCGCATGACGTACAAGCCCACGCTCATCGGCAACAGCTTCCTGCAGGCGCTGCACGGCGGCACGCTGGGCGCGCTGCTGGAGTCCGCCGCCATCTTCGAGCTGCTGCTCCAGACGGACACCGAGCGCGTGCCCAAGGTCATCTCCCTCACCGTGGACTTCCTGCGCTCGGGCAAGCCGCAGGACACCTTCGCGCGCGCCATCATCACCCGCCAGGGCCGCCGCGTGGCCAACGTGCGCGTCGAGGCCTGGCAGGACGACCGCACCCGCCCCATCGCCACCGCCCACGCGCTGTTCCTGCTCGCCGAGCCGTAG
- a CDS encoding PaaI family thioesterase: protein MSDFSLPEDKATRLERCSLFYTDVVPHNHALGLKLVDIGPAEATVELPYADFLVGNPETGVIAGGPVTTLIDAACGTSIFLKLGRFLPIVTLDLRIDYLRPARPGIPLTAVAECYRATRQVAFVRAIVHQGDKDNPVASSQGTFMRTEE, encoded by the coding sequence ATGTCGGACTTCTCTCTCCCCGAAGACAAGGCCACCCGGTTGGAGCGGTGCTCCCTGTTCTACACGGACGTGGTGCCCCACAATCACGCGCTGGGCCTGAAGCTGGTGGACATCGGCCCGGCCGAGGCCACCGTCGAGCTGCCCTACGCGGACTTCCTCGTCGGCAACCCGGAGACGGGCGTCATCGCCGGCGGCCCGGTGACGACGCTCATCGACGCGGCGTGTGGCACATCCATCTTCCTGAAGCTCGGCCGCTTCCTGCCCATCGTCACGTTGGACCTGCGCATCGACTACCTGCGCCCCGCGCGCCCCGGCATCCCGCTCACCGCCGTGGCCGAGTGCTACCGCGCCACGCGGCAGGTGGCCTTCGTGCGCGCCATCGTCCACCAGGGCGACAAGGACAACCCGGTGGCCTCCTCGCAGGGCACCTTCATGCGGACGGAGGAGTGA
- a CDS encoding amidohydrolase family protein, producing MKRLTSALCAALLVPTAPYAAQPAAPPPPVQQPPAPQKKDDAAREAGRAVEVEGAQAPTAEGEKDKKDAWSVDAPGFPSRQVNIDVTEGTWMNVDVSPTGDEVVFDLLGDIYVMPLNGGEARALTSGVAWDMQPRFSPDGGSIAFTSDRGGGDNIWVMKRDGSDVKAVTQEKFRLLNSPTWSPDGQYLVARKHFTARRSLGAGELWMYHRSGGEGVQLTERANDQKDLGEPAFSPDGRHVYFSQDVTPGKTFEYNKDPNGEIYAIQRLDLETKEIDPFVTGPGGSIRPTPSRDGKRLAFIRRVRTKSVLYVTDVESGAERPLYDGLDRDMQETWAIHGVYPTLAWTRDDKALVFWAGGKLQRIDVATKKVTPIPFHVKGTRTIAEAVRSPQAVAPERFATKMLRWVQVSPKGDRVVFQSLGKLYVKELPGGAPRRLTKQEDHLEFYPSFSRDGRSIVYTTWDDEKMGTIRVVSASGGEGKVLTAKPGYYVEPALSPDGKWLTYRASGDGYLMPGQWSRETGLFVMPASGGAPRRLVRDGEQPHFGAGSDRVYFVHAEHKEKEDVRSLKSIGLDGGQERTHLTSAEAVEARVSPDEKWVAFRENFNAYIVPFARGAKAMVVGPEAKSMPVAKVSRDAGEYLHWSGDSARLHWALGPELFTRELKDAFAFVDGAPAKLPEAPRKGVDLGFVVKADVPEGTVALVGGRVITMKGDEVIEQGVVVVKGNRIVAVGPLGQVQVPSGAKVVDVKGKTVMPGLIDVHWHGAMGMDGLMPEQSWVHAASLAFGVTTLHDPSNSSEEVFAASELGRTGALLAPRIFSTGTILYGASGAGYRAPIDTLEDARAHLRRMKAMGAFSVKSYNQPRRDQRQKVLQAARELDMLVVPEGGSLLQHNLTMVVDGHTGVEHAIPVARIYADVKQLWGQSGTGYTPTLGVAYGGNWGENYWYQKTNVWEDERLLSFVPRRVVDSRSRRRMMVPDDEMNHFSAARVARELNDAGVNVQLGAHGQREGLAAHWELSMFGQGGMKPLQALRAGTLGGAKYLGMDGELGSLEAGKLADLIVLDRNPLEDLMNSRTVRLTMVNGRLFDAATLNEVGTRQKQRAKFFFEKDGNEGWSPKATLHTHTHECD from the coding sequence GTGAAACGACTGACCTCCGCCCTCTGCGCCGCGCTGCTCGTCCCCACGGCGCCGTACGCCGCGCAACCCGCGGCGCCCCCGCCCCCCGTCCAGCAGCCCCCCGCTCCGCAGAAGAAGGACGACGCCGCGCGCGAGGCGGGCCGGGCCGTGGAGGTGGAGGGCGCCCAGGCGCCCACCGCGGAGGGCGAGAAGGACAAGAAGGACGCCTGGAGCGTGGACGCGCCGGGCTTCCCGTCCAGGCAGGTGAACATCGACGTCACGGAGGGCACGTGGATGAACGTCGACGTGAGCCCCACCGGCGACGAGGTGGTCTTCGACCTGCTGGGTGACATCTACGTGATGCCGCTGAACGGGGGCGAGGCGCGCGCGCTGACCTCCGGCGTCGCGTGGGACATGCAGCCGCGCTTCAGCCCGGACGGCGGGTCCATCGCCTTCACGAGCGACCGGGGCGGTGGCGACAACATCTGGGTGATGAAGCGCGACGGGAGCGACGTGAAGGCGGTGACGCAGGAGAAGTTCCGCCTGCTCAACAGCCCCACGTGGAGCCCGGACGGCCAGTACCTCGTCGCGCGCAAGCACTTCACCGCGCGGCGCTCGCTGGGCGCGGGCGAGCTGTGGATGTATCACCGCTCCGGTGGCGAGGGCGTGCAGCTCACCGAGCGCGCCAACGACCAGAAGGACCTGGGCGAGCCGGCGTTCTCCCCGGACGGGCGCCACGTCTACTTCAGCCAGGACGTCACGCCGGGCAAGACGTTCGAGTACAACAAGGACCCGAACGGCGAAATCTACGCCATCCAGCGCCTGGACCTGGAGACGAAGGAGATCGACCCGTTCGTCACCGGGCCGGGGGGCTCCATCCGCCCCACGCCGTCGCGGGACGGCAAGCGGCTGGCGTTCATCCGCCGCGTGCGGACGAAGAGCGTGCTGTACGTCACGGACGTGGAGTCCGGCGCGGAGCGCCCGCTGTACGACGGGCTCGACCGGGACATGCAGGAGACGTGGGCCATCCACGGCGTGTATCCGACGCTGGCGTGGACGCGTGACGACAAGGCGCTCGTCTTCTGGGCGGGCGGCAAGCTCCAGCGCATCGACGTGGCGACGAAGAAGGTCACGCCCATCCCCTTCCACGTGAAGGGGACGCGGACGATTGCGGAGGCGGTGCGCTCGCCGCAGGCGGTGGCGCCGGAGCGCTTCGCCACGAAGATGCTGCGCTGGGTGCAGGTGTCGCCCAAGGGCGACCGCGTGGTGTTCCAGTCGCTGGGCAAGCTGTACGTGAAGGAGCTGCCGGGCGGCGCGCCCAGGCGGCTGACGAAGCAGGAGGACCACCTGGAGTTCTATCCGTCGTTCTCCCGCGACGGCCGCTCCATCGTCTACACGACGTGGGACGACGAGAAGATGGGGACCATCCGGGTGGTGTCCGCGTCCGGTGGCGAAGGCAAGGTGCTCACCGCGAAGCCGGGCTACTACGTGGAGCCGGCGCTCAGCCCGGATGGGAAGTGGCTGACGTACCGCGCGTCGGGGGATGGCTACCTGATGCCGGGGCAGTGGAGCCGGGAGACGGGCCTGTTCGTCATGCCCGCGTCGGGCGGCGCGCCCAGGCGGCTGGTGCGTGACGGCGAGCAGCCGCACTTCGGCGCGGGCTCGGACCGCGTGTACTTCGTGCACGCGGAGCACAAGGAGAAGGAGGACGTGCGCTCGCTGAAGAGCATTGGCCTGGATGGGGGCCAGGAGCGCACGCACCTGACGAGCGCGGAGGCGGTGGAGGCGCGGGTGTCTCCGGACGAGAAGTGGGTGGCGTTCCGGGAGAACTTCAACGCGTACATCGTCCCGTTCGCGCGGGGCGCGAAGGCGATGGTGGTGGGGCCGGAGGCGAAGTCGATGCCGGTCGCGAAGGTGAGCCGCGACGCGGGCGAGTACCTGCACTGGTCCGGCGACAGCGCGCGCCTGCACTGGGCGCTGGGGCCGGAGCTGTTCACGCGCGAGCTGAAGGACGCCTTCGCCTTCGTGGACGGCGCGCCGGCGAAGCTGCCGGAGGCGCCGCGCAAGGGCGTGGACCTGGGCTTCGTGGTGAAGGCGGACGTGCCCGAGGGCACGGTGGCGCTGGTGGGTGGCCGCGTCATCACGATGAAGGGCGACGAGGTCATCGAGCAGGGCGTGGTGGTGGTGAAGGGCAACCGCATCGTCGCGGTGGGGCCCCTGGGGCAGGTGCAGGTGCCCTCCGGCGCGAAGGTGGTGGACGTGAAGGGCAAGACGGTGATGCCCGGGCTCATCGACGTGCACTGGCATGGGGCCATGGGCATGGACGGGCTGATGCCGGAGCAGAGCTGGGTGCATGCGGCGTCGCTGGCGTTCGGCGTGACGACGCTGCACGACCCGTCCAACTCGTCGGAGGAGGTGTTCGCCGCGAGCGAGCTGGGGAGGACGGGGGCGCTGCTGGCACCGCGCATCTTCTCCACGGGCACCATCCTGTATGGCGCGTCGGGGGCGGGCTACCGCGCGCCCATCGATACGCTGGAGGACGCGCGCGCGCACCTGCGGCGGATGAAGGCGATGGGGGCCTTCAGCGTGAAGAGCTACAACCAGCCCCGGCGCGACCAGCGGCAGAAGGTGCTCCAGGCGGCGCGCGAGCTGGACATGCTGGTGGTGCCCGAGGGCGGCTCGCTGCTGCAGCACAACCTGACGATGGTGGTGGATGGGCACACGGGCGTGGAGCACGCGATTCCGGTGGCGCGCATCTACGCGGACGTGAAGCAGCTGTGGGGCCAGAGCGGCACCGGCTACACGCCGACGCTGGGCGTGGCGTACGGCGGCAACTGGGGTGAGAACTACTGGTACCAGAAGACGAACGTCTGGGAGGACGAGCGGCTGTTGTCCTTCGTGCCCCGGCGGGTGGTGGATTCGCGCAGCCGGCGGCGGATGATGGTGCCGGACGACGAGATGAACCACTTCTCCGCGGCGCGGGTGGCGCGCGAGCTGAACGACGCGGGCGTGAACGTGCAGCTGGGCGCGCACGGCCAGCGCGAGGGCCTGGCGGCGCACTGGGAGCTGTCGATGTTCGGCCAGGGTGGGATGAAGCCGTTGCAGGCGCTGCGGGCGGGGACGCTCGGCGGGGCGAAGTACCTGGGCATGGATGGGGAGCTGGGCTCGCTGGAGGCGGGCAAGCTGGCGGACCTCATCGTCCTGGACAGGAACCCGCTGGAGGACCTGATGAACAGCCGCACGGTGCGCCTGACCATGGTGAACGGGCGGCTGTTCGACGCGGCCACGCTGAACGAGGTGGGCACGCGGCAGAAGCAGCGCGCGAAGTTCTTCTTCGAGAAGGACGGCAACGAGGGTTGGAGCCCCAAGGCCACCCTGCACACGCACACGCACGAGTGTGACTGA
- a CDS encoding DoxX family protein produces MSLKPSHLLVDPRTAPSTLSTGLLVLRVLTGGLMALHGAGKMLTPFTWMGDGASVPGFLQFLAAAAEFFGGLAWMVGLAMPLATLGVAVTMLVGILIAHIPLGDPFIRLSITGHTTGPGEPFGMLPTWLVLAGGRSPGGSGSSELATLYIAVSVMLLAAGPGRFSLDALVSRRIAARATA; encoded by the coding sequence ATGTCACTCAAGCCGTCTCATCTCCTCGTCGACCCCCGCACCGCCCCCTCCACCCTGTCCACGGGCCTGCTCGTGCTGCGCGTGCTGACGGGTGGCCTCATGGCGCTCCACGGCGCGGGGAAGATGCTCACGCCCTTCACCTGGATGGGCGACGGGGCCTCCGTCCCCGGCTTCCTCCAGTTCCTCGCCGCCGCCGCCGAGTTCTTCGGTGGATTGGCCTGGATGGTGGGGCTCGCCATGCCGCTGGCCACCCTGGGTGTGGCCGTGACGATGCTCGTGGGCATCCTCATCGCCCACATCCCGCTGGGGGACCCGTTCATCCGCCTGAGCATCACCGGGCACACCACGGGCCCGGGTGAGCCGTTCGGCATGCTGCCCACCTGGCTGGTCCTCGCGGGCGGACGCAGCCCGGGTGGCTCCGGCTCCTCGGAGCTGGCCACGCTGTACATCGCCGTGTCCGTGATGCTCCTCGCCGCGGGCCCCGGGCGCTTCTCGCTCGACGCCCTGGTGTCCCGGCGAATCGCCGCGCGCGCCACGGCGTGA
- a CDS encoding TetR/AcrR family transcriptional regulator, translating to MGRPKSFDEDAVLDRAIEQFWTTGYNALSVRDLESGTGVLKGSLYAAFGDKRALFLAALRRYADQSADQIRELLAQGQTPRDGLEHYLRVRGKECTGPTRTRGCLLANTAAEVAPHDAEVRAVVGQAFDKLADALVPAIRAAQAQRLISRRHDAKELAAHLIVLVQGMTVVGKTEPDSALIRSTLRFALTLLDPD from the coding sequence ATGGGACGACCGAAGTCATTCGACGAGGACGCGGTGCTGGACCGCGCCATCGAGCAGTTCTGGACGACGGGCTACAACGCCCTGTCGGTCCGGGACCTGGAGTCCGGCACGGGGGTACTGAAGGGCAGCCTGTACGCGGCCTTCGGCGACAAGCGCGCCCTCTTCCTCGCCGCGCTCCGCCGCTACGCGGACCAGAGCGCGGACCAGATTCGCGAGCTGCTGGCGCAGGGCCAGACGCCTCGGGACGGGCTGGAGCACTACCTGCGGGTGCGCGGGAAGGAGTGCACCGGTCCTACCCGGACGCGGGGGTGCCTGCTGGCGAACACGGCGGCGGAGGTGGCGCCGCACGACGCGGAGGTTCGCGCCGTGGTGGGACAGGCCTTCGACAAGCTCGCGGACGCGCTCGTGCCGGCCATCCGCGCCGCGCAGGCCCAGCGGCTCATCAGCCGGCGCCACGACGCGAAGGAGCTCGCCGCGCACCTCATCGTGCTCGTGCAGGGGATGACCGTGGTGGGGAAGACGGAGCCGGACTCCGCCCTCATCCGCTCCACCCTGCGCTTCGCCCTCACCCTGTTGGACCCCGACTGA